The Papaver somniferum cultivar HN1 chromosome 3, ASM357369v1, whole genome shotgun sequence genome includes a region encoding these proteins:
- the LOC113358256 gene encoding uncharacterized protein LOC113358256 has protein sequence MDEFYPKPFTGIESLSQKIYSLGKFQARVAEKLEEDLHRPPRLVEEWISFFSAEIKEILAMEQRLYDDNSVESLGLLQSVIQQLKTMKKYIADQMDPTHVDSDLVSELTQKSSISSAESEDESKDESLDCRFLPPFCFKEDVDPLNGVSLQPEDISKSVINDFNRANCVKFFSETLANVECLNDLFFLHTKILGIACSHFKLDDSRLLFDRGKFASKLIFQLLLSLGYDSELRVLDSITLLCVKSVDIHGMRKVFVQMLERVNLSVVGENFIWQLKMGKAFDRDKDDILLQLKQGVSRSASGSSSSSCM, from the exons ATGGACGAATTCTATCCAAAACCATTTACAGGAATTGAATCGTTATCTCAGAAAATTTATAGCTTGGGAAAATTTCAAGCTAGAGTAGCAGAGAAATTGGAAGAGGACCTTCATCGACCTCCACGGCTAGTAGAGGAATGGATAAGCTTCTTTTCAGCAGAAATTAAGGAAATATTGGCGATGGAACAGAGATTGTATGATGATAATTCGGTAGAGAGTCTTGGATTACTTCAATCAGTGATTCAACAACTGAAGACGATGAAGAAATACATCGCTGACCAGATGGATCCAACTCATGTTGATTCAGATCTAGTAAGTGAATTGACTCAGAAATCTTCAATTTCATCAGCTGAATCTGAAGATGAATCCAAAGATGAATCTCTTGATTGCAGGTTTCTTCCGCCGTTTTGCTTTAAAGAAGATGTAGACCCACTTAATGGTGTGAGTTTACAACCCGAAGATATTTCAAAATCGGTGATAAATGATTTTAACAGAGCGAATTGCGTCAAATTTTTTTCGGAAACCCTTGCAAATGTTGAATGTTTGAACGATTTATTCTTTCTCCACACCAAAATTCTAGGTATAGCTTGTTCTCACTTTAAACTTGATGATTCTCGCTTGTTATTTGATAGAGGTAAATTTGCTAGTAAATTGATTTTTCAATTGCTTCTTAGCCTTGGGTATGATTCAGAATTGCGGGTTCTAGATTCGATTACTCTTTTATGTGTCAAATCTGTTGATATTCATGGTATGAGGAAGGTGTTTGTTCAAATGTTAGAGAGAGTGAACTTGAGTGTTGTTGGAGAAAATTTTATCTGGCAGCTCAAAATGGGTAAAGCATTTGATCGTGACAAAGATGATATTCTCTTACAACTTAAACAGG GGGTTAGTCGATCTGCAAGTGGGAGTTCTAGTTCTTCCTGTATGTGA